The Streptomyces sp. NBC_01275 genome has a segment encoding these proteins:
- a CDS encoding rhomboid family intramembrane serine protease has product MVIPVHDVNPVRRTPVVTYALIAANVLVFWFMPGLSGSVAGDSTLAQTCHLHAFLEHYAAVPRELIHHQLPQLVPTGGVRGAGCLLAPPGYEKSPPLSVLTAMFLHGGWLHLLGNMLFLLIFGNNVEDRMGHIRFALFYVVCGYAASYGFAVLNADSTDPLIGASGAIAGVLGAYLVLYPKARVWVLVPFLVFLPLRLPAWLVLGFWFVLQAVYSSGEGVSDVGTVAYAAHIVGFLAGMLLAWPLKRGTPPPPEPRGLLFGRRARPRHSW; this is encoded by the coding sequence GTGGTCATCCCCGTCCATGACGTGAACCCGGTGCGCCGCACCCCGGTGGTGACGTACGCCCTGATCGCGGCGAACGTCCTCGTGTTCTGGTTCATGCCGGGCCTGTCCGGCTCGGTCGCCGGCGACAGCACCCTCGCCCAGACATGCCATCTGCACGCCTTCCTGGAGCACTACGCGGCCGTACCGCGCGAGTTGATCCACCATCAGCTGCCCCAGCTCGTCCCCACCGGAGGCGTACGGGGAGCGGGCTGTCTGCTGGCCCCTCCGGGCTACGAGAAGTCGCCGCCGCTGAGCGTCCTCACCGCGATGTTCCTGCACGGCGGCTGGCTGCACCTGCTGGGCAACATGCTCTTCCTGCTGATCTTCGGCAACAACGTCGAGGACCGCATGGGTCACATCCGCTTCGCGCTGTTCTACGTCGTCTGCGGCTACGCGGCCTCGTACGGCTTCGCGGTCCTCAACGCCGACTCGACCGACCCGCTGATCGGCGCGTCGGGGGCGATCGCGGGGGTGCTCGGGGCCTATCTGGTGCTGTATCCGAAGGCCAGGGTGTGGGTGCTCGTCCCGTTCCTGGTCTTCCTGCCGCTGAGGCTGCCGGCCTGGCTGGTACTGGGCTTCTGGTTCGTGCTCCAGGCGGTGTACTCCTCCGGCGAGGGCGTCTCCGACGTGGGCACCGTGGCGTACGCGGCGCACATCGTCGGCTTCCTCGCGGGCATGCTGCTCGCCTGGCCGCTCAAGCGGGGCACACCCCCGCCGCCGGAGCCCCGCGGCCTGCTGTTCGGCAGACGCGCCCGGCCCCGGCACAGCTGGTGA
- a CDS encoding FAD-dependent oxidoreductase → MSMERLVVIGGDAAGMSAASQARRLKGPGELEIVAFERGHFTSYSACGIPYWVGGDVAGRDELIARTPEEHRARGIDLRLRTEVTEIDVAGRRVRARDVDSGAESWTSYDKLVIATGARPIRPRIAGADAEGVHGVQILDDGQALLDTLARARGKRAVVVGAGYIGVEMAEALINRGYEVTVVNRGSEPMSTLDPDMGRLVHRAMEGLGITMVNDAEVTGLLTDEDGRVRAVVAGDVEYPADVVVLGIGVRPETALAAAAGLPLGAHGGLLTDLAMRVRGHEDIWAGGDCVEVLDLVSGQERHIALGTHANKHGQVIGTNVGGGYATFPGVVGTAVSKVCDLEIARTGLREKDARRVGLRFETVTVESTSRAGYYPGASLMTVKMIAERRTGRLLGVQIVGREGAGKRVDIAAVALTAGMTVEQMTALDLGYAPPFSPVWDPVLVAARKAATKIRNG, encoded by the coding sequence ATGAGCATGGAGCGACTGGTCGTCATCGGAGGCGACGCCGCGGGCATGTCCGCGGCGTCCCAGGCCCGCCGGCTGAAGGGGCCCGGGGAGCTGGAGATCGTGGCCTTCGAGCGAGGCCACTTCACGTCCTACTCGGCGTGCGGGATCCCGTACTGGGTGGGCGGTGACGTGGCCGGGCGGGACGAGCTGATCGCCCGTACCCCCGAGGAGCACCGCGCGCGCGGGATCGACCTGCGGCTGCGCACGGAGGTCACGGAGATCGACGTGGCGGGGCGGCGGGTACGCGCGCGTGACGTCGATTCCGGGGCGGAGTCCTGGACGTCGTACGACAAGCTCGTCATCGCGACCGGGGCCCGCCCGATCCGGCCCCGGATCGCGGGCGCGGACGCCGAGGGCGTGCACGGGGTGCAGATCCTGGACGACGGGCAGGCGCTGCTCGACACGCTGGCACGCGCGCGGGGGAAGCGCGCGGTGGTCGTGGGGGCGGGGTACATCGGCGTGGAGATGGCCGAGGCGCTCATCAACCGCGGCTACGAGGTGACCGTCGTCAACCGCGGCAGCGAGCCGATGTCGACCCTCGACCCGGACATGGGCCGCCTGGTGCACAGGGCCATGGAGGGCCTGGGCATCACCATGGTGAACGACGCCGAGGTCACCGGGCTGCTCACCGACGAGGACGGCCGGGTACGGGCGGTGGTCGCCGGGGACGTCGAGTATCCGGCGGACGTGGTGGTCCTCGGGATCGGCGTACGTCCGGAGACCGCGCTGGCCGCGGCCGCCGGGCTGCCGCTGGGCGCCCACGGCGGGCTGCTCACCGATCTGGCGATGCGGGTGCGCGGCCATGAGGACATCTGGGCCGGCGGCGACTGCGTCGAGGTCCTGGATCTGGTCTCCGGGCAGGAACGCCACATCGCCCTCGGCACCCACGCCAACAAGCACGGCCAGGTCATCGGCACCAACGTCGGCGGCGGCTACGCCACCTTCCCGGGTGTGGTCGGCACGGCCGTCAGCAAGGTCTGCGACCTGGAGATCGCCCGCACGGGTCTGCGGGAGAAGGACGCGCGCAGGGTCGGTCTCCGGTTCGAGACGGTCACCGTCGAGTCGACCAGCCGCGCCGGCTACTACCCCGGCGCCTCCCTCATGACGGTGAAGATGATCGCCGAGCGCCGGACGGGCCGGCTGCTGGGCGTCCAGATCGTCGGGCGGGAGGGCGCGGGCAAGCGCGTCGACATCGCGGCGGTGGCCCTGACGGCCGGGATGACGGTGGAGCAGATGACGGCCCTGGACCTGGGCTACGCCCCGCCGTTCAGTCCGGTGTGGGACCCGGTGCTGGTGGCGGCGAGGAAAGCGGCGACAAAGATCCGGAACGGGTGA
- a CDS encoding DUF4349 domain-containing protein: MRTPRFSGRRPGHGPGHALAVLLLAAGLALTGCSGAADGASSSSDKAAVGEAGADSDAGSVQQDAKEGAGANGSKADSAPKLTVSSIIRTASLTVQVKDVPKALDEARTTTENAGGYVGDETTTRDEDGAERTRVVLRVPVERYDAVLADLQGAGKLLERTAKAQDVTAQVVDVESRIKSQRASVIRVRELMDRAVKLSDVVTLEGELSSREADLEALLAQQASLKDRTSLATITLTLSEKPVVKVAEDDDPGFVDALAGGWDAFVTMLRWIAVAFGAVLPFLAAAVVLAAVWLRLVRPRRRAATRASAAAQAAPVSAVSPGVRVGAAESESESPAESESERD, translated from the coding sequence ATGCGCACACCACGATTCTCCGGCCGCCGTCCCGGCCACGGTCCCGGCCACGCCCTGGCCGTGCTCCTGCTCGCGGCCGGCCTCGCGCTCACCGGATGCAGCGGCGCCGCCGACGGCGCGAGCAGTTCGTCCGACAAGGCCGCCGTCGGCGAGGCGGGCGCCGACTCGGACGCGGGCTCGGTCCAGCAGGACGCCAAGGAGGGCGCGGGGGCGAACGGTTCGAAGGCCGACTCCGCGCCCAAGCTGACCGTGAGCAGCATCATCCGCACCGCCTCCCTGACCGTGCAGGTCAAGGACGTGCCGAAGGCCCTCGACGAGGCCCGCACGACCACCGAGAACGCGGGCGGCTACGTCGGCGACGAGACCACCACACGCGACGAGGACGGCGCCGAGCGGACCCGGGTCGTCCTGCGGGTGCCCGTCGAGCGGTACGACGCCGTCCTCGCCGATCTCCAGGGTGCGGGCAAACTTCTGGAGCGCACGGCGAAGGCCCAGGACGTCACAGCCCAGGTCGTCGACGTCGAGAGCCGCATCAAGTCCCAGCGCGCCAGCGTCATCCGGGTCCGCGAGCTGATGGACCGGGCCGTCAAGCTGAGCGACGTGGTCACCCTGGAGGGGGAGCTGAGCAGCCGGGAGGCCGATCTGGAGGCGCTGCTCGCCCAGCAGGCGTCCCTGAAGGACCGCACCAGCCTGGCGACGATCACGCTGACGCTGTCGGAGAAGCCGGTCGTGAAGGTCGCCGAGGACGACGACCCGGGGTTCGTGGACGCGCTGGCGGGCGGCTGGGACGCGTTCGTGACGATGCTGCGCTGGATCGCCGTGGCGTTCGGCGCGGTGCTGCCGTTCCTCGCGGCGGCCGTCGTGCTGGCGGCGGTGTGGCTGCGGCTGGTGCGGCCGCGTCGGCGGGCGGCGACCCGGGCGAGCGCGGCGGCCCAGGCGGCCCCGGTGAGCGCGGTGTCCCCGGGGGTTCGGGTGGGCGCGGCGGAGAGCGAGTCCGAGAGCCCGGCGGAGAGCGAGTCCGAGCGGGACTGA
- the hemG gene encoding protoporphyrinogen oxidase encodes MSATGAGTGHVVVIGAGIAGLAAAHRLLARGARVTVLEASERVGGKLLPGELAGVRVDLGAESMLARRPEAVALAREVGLADRLQPPATATASIWTRGALRPMPKGHVMGVPGTAAALTGVLSEEGLARIERDADLPRTEVGEDVAVGEYVAARLGREVVDRLVEPLLGGVYAGDAYRISMRSAVPQLYQAARTHTSLTEAVREIQAKAAAHQQTGPVFMGITGGVGSLPLAVADSVRARGGEIHTRMPVSELRREPTGSWRVTAGDRVLHADAVVVAVPAPVAAGLLAAESPAAAAELRAVEYASMALVTLAYRRSAAALPDGSGFLVPPVDGRTVKASTFASQKWGWIADQDPDVIVLRTSVGRHGETEILQRSDAELVDVSRHDLREATGLSAAPLETRVTRWTDGLPQYPVGHHARVARVREHIAKLPGLAVCGAQYDGVGIPACVASAYAAVDQIGGDLSAVRELTANPVQSLHGGAGE; translated from the coding sequence ATGAGCGCAACGGGTGCGGGCACAGGGCATGTCGTCGTCATCGGGGCCGGGATCGCGGGGCTGGCCGCCGCCCACCGGCTGCTGGCGCGCGGCGCGCGTGTGACGGTCCTGGAGGCGTCCGAGCGGGTCGGCGGCAAGCTGCTGCCCGGCGAGCTCGCGGGTGTGCGCGTGGACCTCGGCGCCGAGTCGATGCTGGCCCGCCGCCCCGAGGCGGTCGCCCTCGCGCGCGAGGTGGGCCTCGCCGACCGCCTGCAGCCTCCGGCCACCGCGACCGCCTCGATCTGGACCCGCGGCGCCCTGCGCCCCATGCCCAAGGGACACGTCATGGGCGTCCCCGGCACCGCCGCCGCGCTGACCGGAGTCCTGTCCGAGGAGGGCCTCGCCCGCATCGAGCGCGACGCCGACCTGCCGCGCACCGAGGTCGGCGAGGACGTGGCGGTCGGGGAGTACGTGGCGGCCCGCCTGGGCCGCGAGGTCGTCGACCGGCTGGTCGAGCCGCTGCTCGGCGGTGTGTACGCCGGTGACGCCTACCGCATCTCGATGCGCTCGGCCGTCCCGCAGCTCTACCAGGCGGCCCGTACGCACACGTCGTTGACGGAGGCCGTCCGCGAGATCCAGGCGAAGGCGGCTGCCCACCAGCAGACCGGCCCGGTGTTCATGGGCATCACGGGCGGGGTCGGCTCCCTGCCCCTCGCGGTCGCGGACTCCGTCCGCGCGCGGGGCGGCGAGATCCACACGCGCATGCCGGTGAGCGAGCTGCGCCGGGAGCCCACGGGAAGCTGGCGGGTGACCGCAGGGGACCGCGTTCTGCACGCCGACGCCGTGGTCGTCGCCGTCCCCGCCCCCGTCGCCGCCGGGCTGCTGGCCGCCGAGTCTCCGGCGGCCGCCGCCGAGCTGCGCGCCGTCGAGTACGCCTCGATGGCCCTGGTCACCCTCGCCTACCGCCGCTCCGCCGCCGCCCTGCCCGACGGCAGCGGCTTCCTCGTCCCGCCCGTCGACGGCCGCACCGTCAAGGCCTCGACCTTCGCCTCCCAGAAGTGGGGCTGGATCGCCGACCAGGACCCCGACGTGATCGTGCTGCGCACCTCCGTCGGACGGCACGGCGAGACGGAGATCCTCCAGCGCTCCGACGCCGAGCTGGTCGACGTCTCCCGCCACGACCTGCGCGAGGCCACCGGCCTCAGCGCCGCCCCCCTCGAGACCCGCGTCACCCGCTGGACCGACGGCCTGCCCCAGTACCCCGTCGGCCACCACGCGCGTGTGGCCCGCGTCCGCGAGCACATCGCCAAGCTGCCCGGCCTCGCCGTGTGCGGCGCGCAGTACGACGGCGTCGGCATCCCTGCCTGCGTCGCGAGCGCCTACGCGGCGGTGGACCAGATCGGCGGCGACCTGAGCGCCGTACGGGAGCTCACCGCCAACCCGGTGCAAAGTCTGCACGGCGGAGCGGGAGAATGA
- the hemQ gene encoding hydrogen peroxide-dependent heme synthase yields the protein MSDDAPTTESGRIPNKGKLAKDLNEVIRYTLWSVFKLKDTLPEDRAGYADEVQELFDQLAAKDVTIRGTYDVSGLRADADLMIWWHAETADQLQEAYNLFRRTRLGRALEPVWSNMALHRPAEFNRSHIPAFLADETPRNYISVYPFVRSYDWYLLPDEDRRRMLADHGKMARGYPDVRANTVASFSLGDYEWILAFEADELYRIVDLMRHLRASEARMHVREEVPFYTGRRKSVADLVAGLA from the coding sequence ATGAGTGACGACGCCCCCACCACCGAGTCCGGCAGGATCCCGAACAAGGGCAAGCTGGCCAAGGACCTCAACGAGGTCATCCGCTACACGCTCTGGTCCGTCTTCAAGCTGAAGGACACCCTGCCCGAGGACCGCGCGGGCTACGCCGACGAGGTCCAGGAGCTGTTCGACCAGCTCGCCGCCAAGGACGTGACGATCCGCGGCACGTACGACGTGTCCGGTCTGCGCGCCGACGCCGATCTGATGATCTGGTGGCACGCCGAGACCGCAGACCAGCTCCAGGAGGCGTACAACCTCTTCCGTCGCACCCGGCTCGGCCGCGCGCTGGAGCCGGTGTGGTCGAACATGGCGCTGCACCGCCCCGCCGAGTTCAACCGCTCGCACATCCCGGCGTTCCTCGCCGACGAGACGCCCCGCAACTACATCAGCGTGTACCCGTTCGTGCGCTCCTACGACTGGTACCTGCTGCCCGACGAGGACCGTCGCCGCATGCTCGCCGACCACGGCAAGATGGCCCGCGGCTACCCCGACGTCCGCGCCAACACGGTCGCCTCGTTCTCGCTGGGCGACTACGAGTGGATCCTGGCCTTCGAGGCCGACGAGCTGTACCGCATCGTCGACCTCATGCGCCACCTGCGCGCCTCCGAGGCCCGGATGCACGTCCGCGAAGAGGTCCCGTTCTACACGGGCCGCCGCAAGTCGGTGGCCGACCTGGTCGCCGGTCTGGCCTGA
- a CDS encoding alpha/beta hydrolase has protein sequence MRAAALYSATGALLLTALSAVPAGGAPATASGAASAAARAGAGAPAAAGVALAAARAAAKGVDFGNCSDAQDLPGSMQCGTVSVPLDYARPGGRQIELTVSRVRATHRDPHNSKRRVPRQGALVFNPGGPGGSGLYFPLIGLLPEWKRIGAAYDLVGYDPRGVGRSAPLSCQDPKHFFKGPTPAPTHPSESYKKERIAQAKAYARGCGKRAGSALRHYTSLNNARDLDVLRAALDEERLTFMGASYGTYFGALYATLFPSHVRRMVFDAAVNPDPAKIWYRNNLDQSAAFESRWTDFREWVARHDAVYGLGGTPEAVLRSYERARARLAAEPAGGKVGPGQLQGAFLQAGYYDDYWPSRAQALSEYLKGDPRQLIAQAGPVTEAAAEAENSSAVYTAVECNDASWPTDWTDWDRDNTRLARVAPFETWDNVWANLPCAYWPAPRQQPLDVRTGPGELAPTLILAAERDAAAPYDGALEMHRRLSGSVLVTERDSGTHGIGGGPNPCVNGHLDAYLLEGRLPVRRAACAAHAEPQPTTDQ, from the coding sequence ATGAGAGCCGCCGCCCTCTACTCGGCCACAGGAGCCCTGCTTCTGACCGCCCTCTCCGCCGTCCCGGCGGGCGGCGCCCCTGCCACCGCATCGGGCGCCGCGTCCGCCGCTGCCCGGGCCGGCGCCGGGGCGCCCGCCGCCGCGGGCGTCGCGCTCGCCGCCGCGCGGGCCGCGGCGAAGGGCGTCGACTTCGGGAACTGCTCCGACGCGCAGGACCTGCCCGGCAGCATGCAGTGCGGCACGGTCAGCGTCCCGCTCGACTACGCGCGGCCGGGCGGCAGGCAGATCGAGCTGACCGTCAGCCGGGTGCGCGCCACCCACCGCGACCCGCACAACAGCAAGCGCCGGGTGCCCCGGCAGGGCGCGCTGGTCTTCAACCCGGGCGGGCCGGGCGGCTCGGGCCTGTACTTCCCGCTGATCGGGCTGCTGCCGGAGTGGAAGCGCATCGGCGCGGCCTACGACCTCGTCGGCTACGACCCGCGCGGGGTCGGCCGCTCGGCTCCCCTGTCCTGCCAGGACCCCAAGCACTTCTTCAAGGGCCCCACGCCCGCGCCGACGCACCCCTCGGAGTCGTACAAGAAGGAGCGCATCGCGCAGGCGAAGGCGTACGCGCGCGGCTGCGGGAAGCGGGCGGGCAGCGCCCTGCGGCACTACACCTCCCTCAACAACGCCCGCGACCTGGACGTCCTGCGGGCCGCGCTCGACGAGGAGCGGCTGACGTTCATGGGGGCCTCGTACGGCACCTACTTCGGGGCGCTGTACGCGACGCTGTTCCCCTCGCATGTACGGCGGATGGTGTTCGACGCGGCGGTGAACCCGGACCCGGCGAAGATCTGGTACCGCAACAACCTCGACCAGTCGGCGGCCTTCGAGAGCCGGTGGACGGACTTCCGGGAGTGGGTCGCCCGGCACGACGCCGTCTACGGCCTCGGCGGCACGCCGGAGGCGGTGCTGCGCAGCTACGAGCGGGCGCGGGCGCGGCTGGCCGCGGAGCCGGCGGGCGGAAAGGTCGGGCCCGGCCAGTTGCAGGGCGCGTTCCTACAAGCCGGGTACTACGACGACTACTGGCCGTCGCGGGCGCAGGCGCTGTCGGAGTATCTGAAGGGCGATCCGCGGCAGCTGATCGCGCAGGCCGGGCCGGTGACCGAGGCCGCGGCGGAGGCGGAGAACTCCAGCGCCGTCTACACGGCCGTGGAGTGCAACGACGCGTCCTGGCCGACGGACTGGACGGACTGGGACCGGGACAACACGCGGCTCGCGCGCGTGGCGCCGTTCGAGACGTGGGACAACGTGTGGGCGAACCTGCCGTGCGCGTACTGGCCCGCGCCCCGTCAGCAGCCTCTCGATGTGCGGACCGGTCCCGGGGAGCTGGCGCCGACGCTGATCCTGGCCGCCGAGCGGGACGCTGCCGCGCCGTATGACGGGGCCCTCGAAATGCACCGCCGCCTGTCCGGCTCGGTGCTGGTGACCGAGCGGGACTCCGGCACGCACGGCATCGGGGGCGGCCCGAACCCGTGCGTCAACGGCCACCTCGACGCGTATCTGTTGGAAGGGCGGCTGCCGGTGCGGCGCGCGGCCTGCGCGGCACATGCGGAGCCGCAGCCGACGACTGATCAGTGA
- a CDS encoding TIGR04222 domain-containing membrane protein: MFWVLLLLLAWSVAGAACTRLCLAAVRAAAVEESGAQHGNRENAAHEHDLTLYEAAFLSGGPRRVADLTMVSMARQRRLLLARTGWATVVDPSGRDEMERSVIGAIGPEGQSRIAPVRAAAAAADAVRSLADRLVSAGLAVPDGTRTTVAAGVRQVRVAAVVVLALGAAALLVPATSDMPRDLVALWFALPLALTLSCLAVARVEVHPYARWASPAGQRLLGALARRAGDGSGAGDDRTYLTSVAVRGIRAVGEPDLRAAFAHREQHGHE; the protein is encoded by the coding sequence ATGTTCTGGGTCCTTCTCCTGCTGCTGGCGTGGAGTGTCGCGGGCGCGGCGTGCACCCGGCTGTGTCTGGCCGCCGTACGCGCGGCGGCCGTCGAAGAGAGCGGCGCGCAGCACGGGAACCGCGAGAACGCTGCCCACGAACATGATCTGACGCTCTACGAGGCGGCCTTCCTGTCCGGCGGTCCCCGGCGGGTCGCCGACCTGACCATGGTGTCCATGGCGCGGCAGCGGCGGCTCCTGCTCGCCCGCACCGGCTGGGCGACCGTCGTGGACCCGAGCGGACGCGACGAGATGGAACGGTCGGTCATCGGGGCCATCGGGCCCGAAGGACAGTCCCGTATCGCGCCGGTGCGGGCCGCGGCGGCGGCCGCGGACGCGGTGCGCTCTCTCGCCGACCGGCTGGTCAGCGCGGGACTCGCGGTGCCCGACGGGACGCGTACCACGGTCGCCGCCGGGGTCCGGCAGGTGCGGGTCGCCGCCGTGGTCGTCCTCGCGCTGGGCGCCGCCGCGCTGCTGGTCCCGGCCACTTCGGACATGCCCCGCGACCTCGTCGCGCTCTGGTTCGCGCTGCCTCTCGCCCTCACCCTGAGTTGTCTGGCCGTGGCGCGGGTCGAGGTGCATCCGTACGCGCGCTGGGCCTCCCCGGCCGGGCAGCGGCTGCTGGGCGCGCTGGCCCGGCGCGCCGGGGACGGCAGCGGGGCCGGCGACGACCGGACGTACCTGACCTCCGTCGCCGTACGCGGGATCCGCGCGGTCGGCGAGCCGGACCTGCGGGCGGCCTTCGCGCATCGCGAGCAGCACGGGCACGAGTGA
- a CDS encoding DUF4142 domain-containing protein, producing MRPRPPIKGRGIFSGTGVIITGLAATLAALVFPIWSYSDRAGTGVDVLNAQSVSTQYGPLSALDREFVTKVRLAGLWELPAGRQAQQKGTTEAVRTAGQHLVEGHTFLDERVRTVASRLGLALPNEPNDQQKGWLAELNATQGVEYDRKFANILRLAHGRVFSVVAQVRASTRNSLVRELADDANTTVLDHIKILEATGYVDFDALARDMAAASTPPITFSPGPPGPTTDPSPAVPVTPVAPSPYPSYTLPPAAASPPPGS from the coding sequence ATGCGACCGCGACCCCCGATCAAGGGCAGAGGCATCTTCAGTGGCACCGGAGTCATCATCACGGGCCTGGCGGCGACCCTGGCCGCGCTGGTCTTCCCGATCTGGTCGTACTCCGACCGGGCGGGGACCGGAGTGGACGTACTGAACGCGCAGAGCGTGTCGACGCAGTACGGTCCGCTGTCCGCGCTCGACCGGGAGTTCGTCACCAAGGTCCGGCTGGCCGGACTGTGGGAGCTGCCCGCCGGCCGGCAGGCGCAGCAGAAGGGCACGACCGAGGCCGTACGGACGGCCGGGCAGCACCTCGTCGAGGGGCACACGTTCCTGGACGAGCGGGTGCGCACGGTCGCCTCCCGGCTGGGGCTCGCGCTGCCGAACGAGCCCAACGACCAGCAGAAGGGCTGGCTGGCGGAGCTGAACGCGACGCAGGGCGTGGAGTACGACCGCAAGTTCGCCAACATCCTGCGCCTCGCGCACGGCCGGGTGTTCTCCGTCGTCGCGCAGGTACGGGCCAGCACCCGCAACTCGCTGGTGCGCGAACTCGCCGACGACGCCAACACGACCGTGCTGGACCACATCAAGATCCTGGAGGCCACCGGGTACGTCGACTTCGACGCCCTGGCCCGGGACATGGCGGCGGCGAGCACGCCTCCGATCACCTTCTCCCCCGGCCCGCCCGGCCCGACGACCGACCCCTCGCCGGCCGTGCCCGTCACACCGGTCGCTCCGTCGCCGTATCCCAGCTACACGCTGCCGCCGGCCGCGGCCAGTCCGCCGCCCGGGTCCTGA
- a CDS encoding DUF692 domain-containing protein: MVRLGTGIGWRPEIADAVERMPGIDWVEAVAENVCPGHLPESLLRLRERGVTVIPHGVSLGLGDAERPDAGRLAALAERAEALGSPLVTEHIAFVRAGGPLTASPRLEAGHLLPVPRTRDALDVLCENVRIAQEALPVPLAVENIAALIAWPGEEMTEGQFLYELADRTGVRLLIDVANLHTNHVNRGEDPAKALAELPLEAIAYVHVAGGFERDGVWHDSHAHPVPRPVLDILTDLAARVSPPGVLLERDENFPEPAELEQELAAIREAVEIGSRTRVASDEGSPTASSRDTEPPAVGEATRQRLGLAQAALLSALVAGTPVPEGFDRVRLAVQARALAAKRADVVAKVAPELPVILGSGYRAAFLGYAQLRPMHGGYRQDALDFAEQVLVDGRLEEGRTRRELREWWLDRAGAAPRQRSRWARVGRSLVRR; encoded by the coding sequence ATGGTGCGACTGGGGACGGGGATCGGCTGGCGGCCGGAGATCGCGGACGCCGTGGAGCGGATGCCGGGCATCGACTGGGTCGAGGCCGTCGCCGAGAACGTCTGCCCCGGGCATCTGCCCGAGTCGCTGCTGCGGCTGCGCGAACGCGGGGTCACCGTGATCCCGCACGGCGTCTCGCTCGGGCTCGGCGACGCGGAGCGGCCCGACGCGGGGCGACTGGCCGCGCTCGCCGAGCGGGCCGAGGCACTGGGCTCGCCGCTGGTCACCGAGCACATCGCGTTCGTCCGCGCGGGCGGCCCGCTCACCGCGTCTCCGCGGCTGGAGGCCGGGCACCTGCTGCCCGTGCCGCGCACCCGCGACGCCCTCGACGTGCTGTGCGAGAACGTGCGCATCGCGCAGGAAGCGCTTCCCGTGCCGCTCGCCGTGGAGAACATCGCCGCGCTGATCGCCTGGCCGGGCGAGGAGATGACCGAGGGCCAGTTCCTCTACGAACTGGCCGACCGCACGGGCGTACGACTGCTCATCGACGTGGCCAACCTGCACACCAACCACGTCAACCGCGGCGAGGACCCCGCCAAGGCGCTCGCCGAGCTGCCCCTGGAAGCCATCGCCTACGTCCATGTCGCGGGCGGCTTCGAACGGGACGGCGTCTGGCACGACAGCCACGCCCACCCGGTGCCACGCCCGGTCCTCGACATCCTGACCGACCTCGCCGCCCGGGTGTCGCCGCCGGGAGTGCTGCTGGAGCGGGACGAGAACTTCCCCGAACCAGCCGAGCTGGAGCAGGAGTTGGCGGCGATCCGGGAGGCCGTGGAGATCGGCTCGCGCACCCGGGTCGCGTCGGACGAAGGCTCCCCGACCGCGTCCTCCCGGGACACGGAACCGCCCGCCGTCGGCGAGGCCACCCGGCAGCGGCTCGGCCTCGCCCAGGCCGCGTTGCTGTCCGCGCTGGTCGCGGGGACGCCGGTGCCGGAGGGATTCGACCGGGTGCGGCTGGCCGTACAGGCGCGGGCGCTGGCGGCGAAGCGGGCGGACGTGGTGGCCAAGGTCGCGCCGGAGCTGCCGGTGATTCTCGGAAGCGGATACCGGGCCGCGTTTCTCGGTTACGCCCAGCTGCGACCGATGCACGGGGGTTACCGACAGGACGCGCTGGACTTCGCGGAGCAGGTGCTGGTGGACGGCCGGCTGGAGGAGGGGCGGACGCGTCGGGAGCTGCGGGAGTGGTGGCTGGACCGGGCGGGGGCCGCGCCGAGGCAGCGGTCGCGGTGGGCGCGGGTGGGGCGGTCACTGGTCCGGCGGTGA
- a CDS encoding peptidyl-tRNA hydrolase, translating into MTSDPAVPSVPSVPGDSPFRSGRSTRDEAPQFVLPLVVRVERAAPPARTDALETAARAVLTLLADERSLGDGAWAQVMRDWQDARIRKVVRRARGAEWRRAGELPGITVTGKAAEVRVFPPVPLDGWPKELAKLQVSGTDLDDPEAPPGAEAGTIVLWMSPDVGMSAGKAMAQAGHGAQLAWWELSDEERTAWREAGFPLAVRTATPEAWRELTASGLPLVRDAGFTEVAPGSCTVVADHPALRGR; encoded by the coding sequence GTGACCAGTGATCCAGCCGTTCCATCCGTTCCGTCCGTTCCCGGCGACAGCCCTTTCCGTTCCGGGCGTTCGACGCGCGACGAGGCTCCGCAGTTCGTCCTGCCCCTGGTGGTCCGGGTCGAGCGGGCCGCTCCCCCGGCGCGCACGGACGCGCTGGAGACGGCCGCGCGCGCCGTCCTGACCCTCCTGGCCGACGAGCGCTCGCTGGGCGACGGCGCATGGGCCCAGGTCATGCGGGACTGGCAGGACGCGCGGATCCGCAAGGTCGTACGGCGGGCTCGGGGGGCGGAGTGGCGGCGGGCCGGGGAGTTGCCGGGGATCACCGTGACCGGGAAGGCGGCCGAGGTGCGGGTGTTTCCGCCCGTGCCGTTGGACGGGTGGCCGAAGGAGCTGGCGAAGCTTCAGGTGTCCGGAACCGATCTCGACGATCCCGAGGCGCCGCCGGGGGCCGAGGCGGGGACGATCGTGCTGTGGATGAGCCCGGACGTCGGGATGTCGGCGGGCAAGGCGATGGCGCAGGCCGGGCACGGCGCGCAGCTCGCCTGGTGGGAGCTGTCGGACGAGGAGCGCACCGCCTGGCGCGAGGCGGGCTTCCCGCTCGCCGTGCGCACCGCGACGCCTGAAGCGTGGCGTGAGCTGACGGCGAGCGGGCTGCCGTTGGTGCGGGACGCGGGGTTCACGGAGGTCGCTCCGGGCAGCTGCACCGTGGTCGCGGACCATCCGGCGCTGCGCGGGCGCTGA